CGAGATCATGGAGCGCGAGGGACTCCAGTACACCTTCGAAAAGACGTCGCTCGGCGACGAAGCGCACCCCAACACCGTGCGCATCTCGCTGGAGCGCGGGGGGCGGCGGTCGGTCATGGTTGGCGCATCGCTCGGCGCGGGCCGTGTACTCGTCACGGAGATCGACGGGTACCCGGTGGAGGTATCGGGCAACTTGCACACGATCGTCCTGGTGGCACACGACGTGAAGGGTTCGGTGGCTCGCATCGCCGGCATTCTCGCGGAGGCCGATGTGAACATCGCCACGCTCAAGCTGTCGCGGAAACAGCGGGGAGGCGACGCGTTCATGGTCATCGAGGTGGATGACCAACCTCGTGAGGCCGTGCGCGACGCCATTCGGGCGCTTCCGTGGGTAACGTGGGCCTTCCGCCTCGACAAGGTGAGTGCATGACCGCGCCGCTGCGCGCAGGAGCACGCTGATGTTCAAGAGTCTGGCGGACGCGATCCGCGAAGCGGAAGCGCGGCAGACCACCCTTGCCACCGTCGCGCTCGAGGCCGAAGCGCAGGACCAGGGGCG
This genomic stretch from Gemmatimonas sp. harbors:
- the sdaAB gene encoding L-serine ammonia-lyase, iron-sulfur-dependent subunit beta, which produces MVSLLDIIGPVMVGPSSSHTAGACRLGLLARCLVGGTPDTAHIELHGSFARTGEGHGTDKALVGGLMGFRPDDERLRTALEIMEREGLQYTFEKTSLGDEAHPNTVRISLERGGRRSVMVGASLGAGRVLVTEIDGYPVEVSGNLHTIVLVAHDVKGSVARIAGILAEADVNIATLKLSRKQRGGDAFMVIEVDDQPREAVRDAIRALPWVTWAFRLDKVSA